A window from Fragaria vesca subsp. vesca linkage group LG5, FraVesHawaii_1.0, whole genome shotgun sequence encodes these proteins:
- the LOC101306336 gene encoding prostaglandin E synthase 2-like, with translation MRRASTLASFPILSRSIATLHGCATATSSSASHRLLQVALYTTAGSAGSHARRPWSESFSGRKLAFGVAGTLASVAVATSLAQEVHAKEPPPAELVPKEVVLYQYEACPFCNKVKAFLDYYDIPYKIVEVNPLSKKEIKFSEYKKVPILMVDGEQLVDSSVIIDTLTEKILPDRVGERVAVSTSNADDEEKKWRKWVDSHLVHMLSPNIYRNTSEALESFDYITSNGNFSYTEKITVKYAGAAAMYFVSKKLKKKYNITDERASLYEAAETWVNALDGREFLGGSKPNLADLAVFGVLRPIRYLRSGKDMVEHTRIGEWYSRMERAVGEPSRIKE, from the exons ATGAGAAGGGCTTCAACTCTCGCCTCATTCCCCATCCTCTCCCGATCCATCGCCACCCTTCACGGCTGCGCAACCGCCACCTCATCCTCCGCAAGCCACCGGCTTCTCCAGGTTGCTCTCTACACCACCGCCGGCAGCGCCGGCTCTCATGCTCGCCGTCCCTGGTCCGAGTCATTTTCCGGTCGCAAGCTGGCTTTCGGCGTCGCCGGAACCCTGGCTTCCGTGGCTGTAGCCACGTCACTCGCTCAGGAAGTCCACGCCAAAGAGCCGCCTCCGGCTGAGCTCGTGCCCAAGGAGGTTGTGCTGTACCAGTACGAAGCTTGCCCTTTCTGTAACAAAGTTAAAG CATTCCTGGACTACTATGATATACCGTACAAAATTGTGGAGGTCAACCCACTCAGCAAGAAAGAGATCAAGTTTTCGGAGTATAAGAAGGTTCCGATATTGATGGTGGATGGGGAACAGCTAGTTGATTCATCAG TTATAATTGATACCTTGACTGAGAAGATTCTTCCCGACAGAGTAGGGGAGAGAGTGGCCGTTTCTACCTCAAATGCGGATGATGAAGAGAAAAAGTGGCGCAA GTGGGTTGATAGTCACCTGGTGCATATGTTATCACCAAACATATACCGAAACACATCTGAGGCCCTTGAGTCCTTTGACTATATCACAAGCAATG GTAATTTCAGTTACACAGAAAAAATTACAGTGAAGTATGCTGGTGCTGCAGCTATGTACTTTGTGTCTAAGAAACTGAAGAAGAAATATAACATTACAGATGAACGTGCGTCCTTGTATGAAGCAGCAGAAACATGGGTCAATGCTCTAGATGGGCGGGAATTCCTTG GGGGATCCAAACCTAATTTGGCTGATCTAGCTGTTTTTGGGGTGTTAAGACCTATCCGTTATTTGAGATCTGGTAAAGATATGGTTGAGCATACACGCATAGGAGAATGGTACTCAAGAATGGAGCGTGCTGTAGGAGAGCCTTCAAGGATTAAGGAATAG
- the LOC101306045 gene encoding zinc finger protein VAR3, chloroplastic-like, with amino-acid sequence MSSASKFIRFGTALFRFPKLPISLSPPPSLLSLKPFSASQSILFSRHCSSSSAAAASSVDTATSSITEAPVHHPWPEWVAFVDGLKTKGYFLKPPPPAEDGETDGVYTDMNQLKDACLSFARDRYDVFKSLSVEDIQALVEGGCPNLLRKAVNSGKRLRFYVKLDEGDVCGGCNLRGSCDRAYVVLNEFEAAARTVDIVRILMYYALDPLVISGQQKPPGRELVETSARKLLAKLLQLSETDVDPSLPMPAAKALPKKKPSIRLMDDELSQAAEMKRGDWMCPKCNFLNFAKNIRCLECKEEGPRKVDMSDVEMKKGDWVCSECNFMNFARNVRCLKCEAQGPKRPGVDDVKMKKGDWNCPQCGFMNFASKKNCLRCQEVRPKQNPADWDCPSCNFMNYSRNTECLKCKCERPDRDTTVYPKKKFHTEYEEHEWRRPR; translated from the exons ATGTCATCCGCTTCAAAGTTCATCCGCTTCGGCACCGCGCTCTTCCGTTTCCCCAAATTACCTATCTCTCTTTCTCCTCCTCCTTCTCTCCTCTCTCTCAAACCGTTCTCCGCCTCACAATCCATCCTCTTCTCCCGCCACTGCTCCTCCTCCTCCGCCGCCGCCGCTTCCTCCGTCGATACCGCCACCTCTAGTATCACAGAAGCCCCGGTGCACCACCCCTGGCCGGAGTGGGTGGCTTTCGTCGATGGCCTGAAGACCAAGGGCTACTTTCTCAAACCGCCACCGCCTGCCGAGGACGGCGAGACTGACGGCGTTTACACCGATATGAATCAGTTGAAGGATGCTTGCCTTAGCTTTGCTCGTGACCGCTATGATGTTTTCAA ATCATTGTCTGTCGAAGACATTCAGGCACTTGTGGAGGGTGGATGTCCCAATTTGTTGCGAAAAGCTGTGAATTCAGGGAAGCGGTTGAGATTCTACGTGAAGCTGGACGAAGGGGAT GTTTGCGGTGGTTGCAATCTGCGAGGTTCCTGTGATAGAGCTTATGTCGTTCTTAATGAATTTGAAGCAGCTGCCCGTACGGTGGATATAGTGCGAATATTAATGTACTATGCGCTAGATCCGCTCGTTATTTCCGGGCAGCAGAAACCTCCTGGCAGAGAGCTTGTAGAAACGTCTGCAAGAAAACTGCTGGCTAAGTTGCTTCAACTCAGTGAAACAGATGTTGACCCATCACTGCCAATGCCTGCGGCCAAAGCTCTTCCAAAGAAAAAACCATCTATCCGTTTGATGGATGATGAGCTGTCTCAAGCTGCTGAAATGAAGAGAGGAGATTGGATGTGTCCCAA ATGCAATTTTCTGAACTTCGCAAAAAATATAAGATGTCTAGAGTGTAAAGAGGAGGGCCCACGAAAAGTTGATATGAGTGATGTTGAAATGAAAAAAGGGGACTGGGTCTGCTCTGA GTGCAATTTCATGAACTTCGCTAGAAATGTTCGCTGCCTAAAGTGTGAAGCTCAAGGGCCAAAGAGACCCGGTGTAGATGATGTCAAAATGAAGAAAGGAGACTGGAACTGCCCACA GTGTGGGTTCATGAATTTCGCAAGCAAAAAGAATTGTCTCCGCTGTCAAGAGGTACGGCCCAAGCAAAACCCTGCAGATTGGGACTGTCCCTC ATGTAATTTCATGAATTATTCAAGAAACACGGAATGCCTGAAGTGTAAATGTGAACGCCCTGACAGAGACACAACAGTATACCCTAAGAAGAAATTTCATACCGAGTATGAGGAGCACGAATGGAGGCGTCCTCGCTAG
- the LOC101292711 gene encoding genome polyprotein-like, translated as MPFGLTNAPSTFYSFMNDVLRAYLRKCVLVFFDDILIYNPCLAAHLQHLEWVFQTLQKNSLVVKESKCSFGASQVEYLGHIISGKGVAVDPSKIECVEKWPLPKTIKALRGFLGLAGYYRKYVKGFGLIAKPLTSLLKKDGFKWDERSTEAFEELKAALTSTPVLAFSDFSKPFTIECDASEVGIGAVLSQDRHLIAFMSKALSQRHLALSVYDKEMLAVGCKDVKQFVANCDVCQQNHYEAIRPPGLLQPINIPDKAWSVITMDFIEGLPKSQGKTVIWVVVDKLTKVAHFILLSHPYTAASLANVFVSEVFRLHGMPDAIISDRDPIFMSLFLEEFFKLQGTSLNKSTAYHPQTDGQTENLNQTLEQYLHCVTGNKPQEWELEFGLAHQELLAFLAPASNAERGRPEPESAVLLHSSSGSSRLESDFLATSPPHMRVCNILTQVLKE; from the exons ATGCCTTTTGGCCTCACCAATGCCCCTTCTACTTTCTATTCTTTCATGAATGATGTATTGAGAGCTTATTTGAGGAAATGTGTTCTTGTGTTTTTCGACGACATTCTCATCTACAATCCCTGTTTGGCAGCTCACCTTCAACACTTGGAATGGGTGTTTCAAACTTTACAGAAGAATTCCTTAGTAGTAAAAGAGAGTAAGTGCAGCTTTGGAGCATCTCAGGTTGAATACCTTGGTCACATCATTAGTGGGAAAGGTGTAGCAGTGGATCCTTCAAAGATAGAGTGTGTAGAGAAATGGCCGCTACCTAAAACTATCAAAGCATTGCGAGGGTTTCTCGGTTTGGCAGGATACTATCGTAAATACGTCAAGGGTTTTGGATTGATTGCAAAGCCACTGACTAGTTTGCTCAAAAAGGATGGCTTTAAGTGGGATGAAAGATCAACAGAGGCTTTTGAAGAATTAAAGGCAGCTCTCACATCCACTCCGGTCCTAGCATTTTCGGATTTTTCTAAGCCCTTCACTATTGAGTGTGACGCATCTGAGGTGGGAATCGGGGCAGTCCTTTCTCAAGACAGGCACCTTATAGCCTTTATGAGCAAGGCTCTCTCTCAACGACACCTCGCACTCTCAGTCTATGACAAAGAGATGTTGGCAGTG GGTTGCAAAGATGTAAAACAGTTTGTGGCTAACTGTGATGTATGCCAACAAAACCACTACGAAGCCATTCGACCCCCAGGACTGCTGCAGCCAATCAACATCCCTGACAAAGCTTGGAGTGTCATCACCATGGACTTCATTGAAGGGTTACCCAAGTCACAAGGTAAGACTGTTATATGGGTTGTAGTGGACAAGCTCACTAAGGTGGCTCATTTTATACTTCTCTCACATCCCTACACAGCAGCTTCCCTAGCTAATGTCTTTGTATCAGAAGTGTTTCGACTACATGGCATGCCTGATGCCATAATATCTGATCGAGACCCCATTTTTATGAGTCTTTTTTTGGAGGAATTTTTCAAGCTACAGGGTACTTCGCTGAACAAGTCTACAGCCTACCACCCTCAAACAGATGGTCAAACGGAGAATCTCAATCAGACCTTAGAGCAATATCTGCACTGTGTTACTGGCAACAAGCCTCAGGAGTGG GAGCTGGAATTTGGGCTTGCGCATCAAGAGCTCCTTGCGTTTCTGGCACCTGCCAGCAACGCGGAGCGCGGCCGTCCCGAGCCTGAATCGGCGGTGCTTCTTCACTCCTCCAGTGGCAGCAGTCGACTCGAGAGCGACTTCCTTGCAACAAGCCCTCCACATATGAGAGTGTGTAACATCCTGACCCAGGTGTTAAAAGAATAA
- the LOC101306631 gene encoding translocon at the outer membrane of chloroplasts 64-like gives MGSSQAASLWVLLGLGLAGILIMTRKLKQVIREDFGAFVEKLQLLPPPQPAPPKAPHPLTGLTFAVSDVFDIEGHVTGFGHPDWAKTHDPASRTAPVVSTLVQGGATCIGKTVVDELAYSISGENEHYFTPTNPTAPSKTPGGSSSGAAVAVAANLADFSLGLDTVGGVRVPAAFCGIMGFRPSHGAVSHSGVLPVSTSLDTVGWFAKDPKVLGRVGHVLLQLPFASSRSPRQIVIADDCLQQVKVPTDRIAQVVVKSTEKHFGRQVLKHENLDNYFNLKVPSLRKFHGEKTNGVVKVSSIKLLAHVAQSLQRHEFKQNHDEWINLVKPTLDPATSAQLCGPPESSDMEVEICKSIKNELHAAVNALLKDDGILVIPTVADPPSKLGGKPLLSEDFRSRAFGLLSIASLSGCCQVTIPLGLHNKNPVSVSFIARHGGDRFLLDTLQTMYTSLQEQADLVTNTKLSKNALTREQSAEVSKEKGNQAFKAKEYQKAIGFYSEAIKLSGNNATYYSNRAAAYLEIGSFLQAEADCSQAINLDKKNVKAYFRRGTAREVLGYYKEAIEDFKYAHVLEPTNKRAAAAAERLRKLFVQ, from the exons ATGGGGAGCTCTCAGGCCGCCAGTCTATGGGTTCTGCTGGGCTTGGGCCTCGCCGGAATTCTGATCATGACTCGGAAGCTGAAGCAGGTCATCCGCGAAGACTTTGGCGCCTTCGTCGAGAAGCTTCAGCTCCTCCCTCCGCCCCAACCGGCTCCTCCCAAAGCTCCTCACCCCCTCACCGGCCTCACCTTCGCCGTCTCCGACGT GTTTGATATAGAGGGACATGTAACTGGATTCGGTCATCCTGATTGGGCAAAAACACATGATCCGGCTTCTCGGACAGCTCCTGTGGTTTCCACACTTGTCCAAGGAGGAGCCACATGCATTGGAAAAACTGTTGTGGACGAATTGGCATATAG CATTTCTGGAGAAAATGAGCATTACTTTACACCTACCAACCCTACAGCTCCATCAAAAACACCAGGTGGATCCTCTAGTGGAGCTGCTGTGGCTGTGGCAGCTAATCTTGCTGACTTTTCCCTGG GTCTTGATACTGTTGGTGGTGTTAGAGTACCTGCGGCATTTTGTGGCATTATGGGTTTCCGACCTTCGCATGGGGCTGTTTCTCACAGTGGAGTTTTACCTGTTTCGACAAGTCTTGATACTGTTG GATGGTTTGCGAAGGATCCTAAGGTTCTAGGTCGAGTTGGTCATGTGTTGCTGCAACTTCCTTTTGCATCTTCACGTAGTCCAAGACAAATTGTGATAGCTGATGATTGCCTACAACAAGTAAAGGTTCCTACAGACAGGATTGCTCAAGTAGTTGTCAAATCCACTGAGAAGCATTTTGGAA GACAAGTATTGAAGCATGAAAATCTTGACAACTATTTCAATTTAAAAGTTCCAAGCTTGAGAAAATTTCACGGTGAGAAGACAAATGGTGTTGTAAAGGTTTCATCAATAAAACTGCTTGCTCATGTTGCACAGTCTCTTCAAAG ACATGAATTCAAACAAAATCATGATGAATGGATTAATTTGGTGAAGCCTACTTTGGATCCTGCTACTTCAGCTCAATTATGTGGGCCACCAGAGTCATCAGATATGGAGGTTGAAATCTGCAAGTCTATTAAAAATGAATTGCATGCAGCTGTCAACGCTCTATTGAAG GATGATGGGATTCTGGTGATCCCGACCGTGGCAGATCCTCCTTCAAAACTTGGTGGGAAGCCTCTCCTCTCTGAGGACTTCCGTAGTCGTGCTTTTGGTTTGTTAAGCATTGCAAGCCTATCAGGTTGCTGTCAG GTCACAATACCACTTGGACTTCATAACAAGAATCCTGTTTCAGTTTCCTTCATAGCCAGGCATGGGGGTGATCGCTTTTTATTAGATACACTGCAGACAATGTACACATCTTTACAAGAGCAGGCTGATCTTGTTACAAACACCAAATTATCAAAAAATGCACTCACCAGAGAGCAATCTGCTGAAGTTTCCAAGGAAAAG GGAAACCAAGCATTTAAAGCCAAAGAGTATCAGAAGGCTATTGGGTTTTATTCAGAAGCTATAAAACTTAGTGGCAATAATGCAACATATTACAGTAACAGGGCTGCAGCATATCTGGAAATTGGAAG TTTTTTACAAGCTGAGGCAGACTGTAGTCAGGCTATCAACCTTGACAAAAAG AATGTGAAGGCTTATTTCCGAAGAGGCACTGCGAGGGAGGTGCTTGGTTACTATAAGGAGGCAATTGAAG ACTTTAAATATGCACATGTTCTTGAACCAACAAATAAAAGAGCAGCAGCTGCTGCTGAAAGATTAAGGAAATTGTTCGTTCAGTAA